From the genome of Streptomyces sp. NBC_01341, one region includes:
- a CDS encoding carbohydrate ABC transporter permease, with amino-acid sequence MTQLLDPPRPFTADRASTPAGRTARRKALLHWIAVHSLGVAAALFFVLPFVFVLLTSLMSDQQALTRDLTPDTWEWENYRRVLDTPGFLTWWRNTLLYAGVGTVLTVVSSVPVAYALAKFRFRGRRLSLMLVISMMMLPPQVVIIPMYLFWAKQLDLSGTLWPLIIPMAFGDAFSIFLLRQFLLTIPDEYLDAARVDGCGELRTLVKVVLPMARPGIAAIALFQFFAAWNDYFGPQIYASENPAAWTLSYGLESFKGAHHTDWNLTMAATVLVMAPVIAVFFFAQKAFVEGVTLTGVKG; translated from the coding sequence ATGACCCAACTCCTCGACCCGCCCCGGCCCTTCACGGCCGACCGGGCGTCCACGCCCGCCGGACGCACCGCCCGCCGCAAGGCACTGCTGCACTGGATCGCGGTGCACTCCCTGGGCGTCGCGGCCGCGCTGTTCTTCGTCCTGCCGTTCGTCTTCGTCCTGCTGACCTCACTGATGAGCGACCAGCAGGCACTGACCAGGGACCTGACGCCCGACACCTGGGAGTGGGAGAACTACCGGCGGGTCCTCGACACCCCCGGCTTCCTGACCTGGTGGCGCAACACCCTCCTGTACGCGGGGGTGGGCACCGTCCTGACGGTGGTCTCGTCCGTGCCCGTCGCCTACGCGCTGGCGAAGTTCCGCTTCCGGGGGCGCCGGCTCTCCCTGATGCTGGTCATCTCGATGATGATGCTGCCGCCGCAGGTCGTCATCATCCCGATGTACCTGTTCTGGGCGAAGCAACTGGACCTCTCCGGCACGCTCTGGCCGCTCATCATCCCGATGGCGTTCGGCGACGCGTTCTCCATCTTCCTGCTGCGACAGTTCCTCCTCACGATCCCCGACGAGTACCTGGACGCGGCGAGGGTCGACGGCTGCGGCGAATTGCGCACCCTGGTCAAGGTCGTGCTGCCGATGGCCAGGCCCGGCATCGCGGCGATCGCCCTGTTCCAGTTCTTCGCCGCGTGGAACGACTACTTCGGGCCGCAGATCTACGCCTCCGAGAACCCGGCCGCATGGACGCTGAGTTACGGCCTGGAATCCTTCAAGGGCGCACACCACACCGACTGGAACCTGACCATGGCCGCGACCGTTCTGGTCATGGCCCCCGTGATCGCCGTCTTCTTCTTCGCCCAGAAGGCATTCGTCGAGGGCGTCACACTGACCGGAGTAAAAGGCTGA
- a CDS encoding carbohydrate ABC transporter permease, translating into MTTHTLRSKRRRSALRTAAFMSPWLIGFAVFFAYPMISTVYFSFMKYDGFGAPSFNGLTNWTYVFGDYPMFWPSLRNTLWLVLVMVSCRVVFGLGIGMLITKIRTGTGLFRTFFYLPYLAPPVAATLAFVFLLNPGTGPVNAILGDVGLPAPGWFNDASWSKPALTMLAVWGIGDLMVIFMAALLDVPREQYEAAELDGTSAWQRFRFVTLPNISPIVLFAVVTGVIQAMQYYTQPLVAGKVASGVIGGSGQQFEPGYPDKSTLTLPQLVYNLGFQRFDYGSACVVALVLFALAMAFTALLMRGRNNLIQAGD; encoded by the coding sequence ATGACCACGCACACGCTCCGCTCCAAGCGCCGCAGGTCGGCGCTGCGGACGGCGGCCTTCATGTCGCCCTGGCTGATCGGGTTCGCCGTCTTCTTCGCGTACCCGATGATCTCGACCGTGTACTTCTCGTTCATGAAGTACGACGGCTTCGGGGCGCCGTCCTTCAACGGGCTGACGAACTGGACGTACGTCTTCGGCGACTACCCCATGTTCTGGCCGTCGCTGCGCAACACGCTGTGGCTGGTGCTCGTCATGGTCAGCTGCCGGGTGGTGTTCGGCCTCGGCATCGGCATGCTGATCACGAAGATCAGGACGGGTACGGGACTCTTCCGCACCTTCTTCTACCTGCCCTACCTCGCGCCGCCCGTGGCCGCGACGCTCGCCTTCGTCTTCCTGCTGAACCCGGGTACGGGCCCCGTCAACGCGATCCTGGGCGACGTGGGGCTGCCGGCTCCGGGCTGGTTCAACGACGCCTCCTGGTCGAAGCCGGCGCTCACGATGCTCGCGGTGTGGGGCATCGGGGACCTCATGGTGATCTTCATGGCGGCGCTCCTCGACGTGCCCCGTGAGCAGTACGAGGCAGCCGAGCTGGACGGCACCTCGGCCTGGCAGCGGTTCCGCTTCGTCACGCTGCCGAACATCTCGCCGATCGTGCTGTTCGCCGTGGTCACGGGGGTGATCCAGGCGATGCAGTACTACACCCAGCCCCTCGTGGCCGGGAAGGTCGCGTCGGGGGTGATCGGCGGCTCCGGGCAGCAGTTCGAGCCGGGATATCCCGACAAGTCGACACTCACGCTGCCCCAGCTGGTCTACAACCTCGGTTTCCAGCGCTTCGACTACGGCTCCGCCTGCGTCGTCGCCCTCGTCCTGTTCGCCCTGGCCATGGCCTTCACCGCACTGCTGATGCGGGGCCGCAACAACCTGATCCAGGCCGGTGACTGA
- a CDS encoding ABC transporter substrate-binding protein: MRRCRTLTTTAVAVAAISVLATACTGQTESGANDDPNAKTTINFWHGWSAPSEVKAVQDNVDRFEKTHPNITVKVVGNINDDKLNQALRAGGSNGPDVVSSFTTSNVGKFCSSGAFADLGPFIEKSKLDLEKTFPKVLLDYTQFEGKRCALPLLADAYGLYYNKDAFEKAGITAPPKTMSELASVAKKLTVSKGDSYEQLGFMPTFHGYETVADHYLSSWDHAYFDAEGKSNIAEDPAFAEMFTYQKKLVEDLGGYEKLEKYRGTFGDEWGAKHPFHTGQVAMQLDGEWRLGMATDAKVPFEIGVAPMPVADDEADSYGKGFLSGTIMGIAPASKKQNAAWELMKFMTSDTQAVVDFANGIRNVPSTFAALKSPGLKFDPRFKTFLDIAQHPKSSTPDGAVNGSTYQQTIQDFGFQYEKGAVKDLKAGLAKTAAQIDTDIAKAE, translated from the coding sequence ATGCGCAGATGCCGCACGCTGACCACCACGGCCGTCGCCGTCGCCGCGATCTCCGTACTCGCCACCGCCTGTACGGGCCAGACCGAGTCCGGTGCGAACGACGACCCGAACGCGAAGACCACGATCAACTTCTGGCACGGCTGGAGCGCGCCCTCCGAGGTGAAGGCCGTCCAGGACAACGTGGACCGGTTCGAGAAGACCCACCCCAACATCACCGTCAAGGTCGTCGGCAACATCAATGACGACAAGCTCAACCAGGCGCTGCGCGCGGGAGGTTCGAACGGGCCGGACGTGGTGTCCTCCTTCACCACCTCGAACGTGGGCAAGTTCTGCTCGTCCGGAGCCTTCGCCGATCTCGGGCCGTTCATCGAGAAGTCGAAGCTGGACCTGGAGAAGACCTTCCCCAAGGTCCTGCTGGACTACACGCAGTTCGAGGGCAAGCGGTGCGCACTGCCGCTGCTCGCCGACGCGTACGGGCTCTACTACAACAAGGACGCCTTCGAGAAGGCCGGCATCACCGCGCCGCCGAAGACGATGTCCGAGCTGGCCTCGGTCGCGAAGAAGCTGACGGTGAGCAAGGGCGACAGCTACGAACAGCTGGGCTTCATGCCGACCTTCCACGGCTACGAGACGGTGGCCGACCACTACCTGTCCTCGTGGGACCACGCGTACTTCGACGCCGAGGGCAAGTCGAACATCGCCGAGGACCCGGCGTTCGCCGAGATGTTCACGTACCAGAAGAAGCTGGTCGAGGACCTGGGCGGATACGAGAAGCTGGAGAAGTACCGGGGTACGTTCGGTGACGAGTGGGGGGCGAAGCACCCCTTCCACACCGGCCAGGTCGCGATGCAGTTGGACGGTGAGTGGCGGCTGGGCATGGCGACGGACGCCAAGGTGCCGTTCGAGATCGGCGTGGCGCCCATGCCGGTCGCCGACGACGAGGCCGACAGCTACGGCAAGGGCTTCCTGTCCGGCACGATCATGGGGATAGCCCCGGCCAGCAAGAAGCAGAACGCGGCCTGGGAGCTCATGAAGTTCATGACGAGCGACACGCAGGCGGTGGTCGACTTCGCGAACGGCATCCGTAACGTGCCGTCCACCTTCGCGGCGCTCAAGTCGCCCGGCCTGAAGTTCGACCCGCGCTTCAAGACGTTCCTCGACATCGCGCAGCACCCGAAGTCCAGCACCCCGGACGGCGCGGTCAACGGCTCGACGTATCAGCAGACCATCCAGGACTTCGGCTTCCAGTACGAGAAGGGCGCGGTGAAGGACCTGAAGGCCGGTCTGGCGAAGACCGCCGCGCAGATCGACACCGACATCGCCAAGGCGGAGTAG
- a CDS encoding ROK family transcriptional regulator: protein MAGTTPGTPRVLRAMNDRAALDLLLEHGPLTRTRIGKLTGLSKPTASQLLARLEAAGLVVATGTSEGRPGPSAQLYAVNAGAAHVAGLDVTAQRIVAAVADVTGATVGTHELPTSGRRAGGVVRQVTDALDGAVKDAGITRADVHRVVIGTPGAFDPGTGRLRYASHLPGWHSPTLLDELAACLPMPVEYENDVNLVAVAEQRLGAARGHEDFVLLWNEEGLGAALVINGRLHRGFTGGAGEVGFLPVPGTPLVRQVVKANAGGFQELAGAQAVPRLATALGIETPHQPYTEVAAGLLARAAAEYEREPALTELLRQYAQRLATGLASVTAVLDPGLIVLSGGLVSAGGERLLSLVQGELAELAASRPRLALGLIDRHPVLRGALERALADTRDEVFDTSR, encoded by the coding sequence ATGGCCGGAACCACCCCGGGCACCCCCCGCGTGCTGCGCGCCATGAACGACCGGGCAGCCCTCGATCTGCTGCTGGAGCACGGGCCGCTCACCCGCACGAGGATCGGGAAGCTGACGGGCCTGTCCAAGCCCACCGCGTCGCAGCTCCTGGCCCGGCTGGAGGCGGCGGGGCTCGTCGTCGCCACCGGCACGAGCGAGGGGCGGCCCGGTCCCAGCGCCCAGCTGTACGCGGTCAACGCCGGGGCCGCCCATGTGGCGGGTCTCGACGTGACCGCCCAGCGGATCGTCGCAGCCGTCGCGGACGTGACCGGCGCGACCGTCGGCACCCACGAACTGCCCACCTCCGGACGGCGCGCCGGAGGCGTGGTGCGCCAGGTGACGGACGCCCTGGACGGCGCGGTCAAGGACGCCGGCATCACCCGGGCCGATGTGCACCGGGTCGTCATCGGCACCCCCGGAGCGTTCGATCCCGGCACGGGCCGACTGCGCTACGCCTCGCACCTGCCCGGCTGGCACTCCCCCACACTGCTGGACGAGCTGGCCGCCTGCCTGCCGATGCCCGTGGAGTACGAGAACGACGTGAACCTGGTCGCGGTGGCCGAACAGCGGCTCGGTGCGGCCCGTGGCCACGAGGACTTCGTCCTCCTGTGGAACGAGGAGGGCCTCGGCGCCGCCCTCGTCATCAACGGCAGGCTGCACCGCGGCTTCACCGGCGGTGCGGGCGAGGTCGGCTTCCTGCCCGTGCCCGGCACCCCGCTGGTGCGCCAGGTGGTGAAGGCGAACGCCGGTGGTTTCCAGGAACTGGCGGGCGCCCAGGCCGTACCGAGGCTCGCCACGGCCCTGGGCATCGAGACCCCGCACCAGCCGTACACGGAAGTCGCCGCAGGGCTCCTGGCCCGGGCCGCCGCCGAGTACGAGCGGGAGCCGGCCCTCACCGAGCTCCTGCGGCAGTACGCGCAGCGCCTCGCCACCGGGCTCGCGTCCGTCACCGCCGTGCTCGACCCGGGGCTGATCGTCCTCTCGGGCGGGCTGGTCTCCGCCGGCGGCGAGCGGCTGCTGTCCCTGGTCCAGGGCGAGCTCGCCGAACTGGCCGCGTCCCGGCCGCGTCTCGCCCTCGGGCTCATCGACCGGCATCCGGTCCTTCGGGGCGCCCTGGAACGCGCCCTGGCGGACACCCGCGACGAAGTGTTCGACACCTCTCGCTGA
- a CDS encoding mechanosensitive ion channel family protein gives MPLSALLAVAPSPGTPGSLDEAAERAGNAAGWVEENWSTWLNTGLRIILIAAIAIVLRYLIRRALTNLIDRMNRSAQAVEGTALGGLLVNAERRRQRSEAIGSVLRSVTSFLILGTASLMILGAFKIDLAPLLASAGVAGVALGFGARNLVTDFLSGVFMILEDQYGVGDQIDAGVASGEVIEVGLRVTKLRGDNGEIWYVRNGEVKRIGNLSQGWSTAGVDVTVRPSEDLDVVRNAISGAAEAMTKEEPWSERLWGPVEVLGLDAVLLDSMTVRVTAKTMPGKSLGVERELRWRIKQALDSAGIRMVGALPLPAEGESTADPTAGMAAPSAYASTTSPQSLAATPIPPPNLAK, from the coding sequence GTGCCCTTGTCCGCCCTCCTGGCCGTCGCACCGTCGCCCGGGACCCCCGGCTCGCTGGACGAAGCCGCCGAGCGGGCCGGAAACGCCGCGGGCTGGGTCGAGGAGAACTGGTCCACCTGGCTGAACACCGGTCTGCGCATCATCCTGATCGCCGCCATCGCGATCGTGCTGCGCTACCTGATCCGGCGAGCTCTCACCAACCTCATCGACCGGATGAACCGCAGCGCCCAGGCGGTGGAGGGCACCGCTCTCGGCGGTCTGCTGGTCAACGCGGAGCGTCGCCGCCAGCGCTCGGAGGCGATCGGTTCGGTCCTGCGCTCGGTCACGTCGTTCCTGATCCTCGGCACCGCCTCCCTGATGATCCTGGGCGCCTTCAAGATCGATCTGGCTCCGCTGCTGGCCTCTGCGGGTGTGGCCGGTGTGGCGCTGGGCTTCGGCGCCCGCAACCTCGTCACCGACTTCCTCTCCGGAGTCTTCATGATCCTCGAGGACCAGTACGGCGTCGGCGACCAGATCGACGCGGGCGTCGCCTCCGGCGAGGTCATCGAGGTCGGTCTGCGGGTCACCAAGCTGCGCGGCGACAACGGCGAGATCTGGTACGTCCGCAACGGTGAGGTGAAACGGATCGGCAACCTCAGCCAGGGCTGGTCCACGGCCGGCGTCGACGTCACGGTCCGCCCCTCCGAGGACCTGGACGTGGTCCGCAACGCGATCAGCGGCGCGGCCGAGGCCATGACCAAGGAGGAGCCCTGGTCGGAGCGGCTGTGGGGCCCGGTCGAGGTGCTCGGCCTGGACGCGGTGCTGCTCGACTCGATGACCGTGAGGGTCACGGCGAAGACGATGCCGGGCAAGTCGCTGGGTGTGGAGCGCGAGCTGCGCTGGCGGATCAAGCAGGCGCTCGACTCGGCCGGCATCCGGATGGTCGGCGCCCTGCCGCTCCCGGCGGAGGGCGAGTCCACCGCCGATCCGACGGCGGGCATGGCGGCCCCCTCCGCGTACGCCTCGACGACCTCGCCGCAGTCGCTGGCGGCGACCCCGATACCGCCGCCGAACCTCGCGAAGTAA
- a CDS encoding beta-N-acetylglucosaminidase domain-containing protein — MRIGPRRYAAAVAVAMIGGLLGPLAPVAAGVPAVPGGPGATAAPRTGAAARLPAVWPRPQSIEATGRSVPLGTDVTLLADSDSDPYALDALRELLADAGVRTVHEALPGRGPVIRLGGTDAGVALRDLRAPGRADLPSGGYRLASGRTGGRPTVAMDGVGEDGLFHAVQTLRRLVTDGTVAGAVVRDWPGTAVRGTAEGFYGQPWTQEERLSQLAFMGRTKQNRYLYAAGDDPYRQARWREPYPADRRAGFRALAGKARTQHVTLGWAVSPGQAMCMASQGDVRALTRKIDAMWDLGVRAFQLQFQDVSYSEWHCDEDAETFGSGPRAAAAAQARVANAVARHLADRHPDAEPLVVMPTEFYQDGATDYRTALAAGLDRRVQVAWTGVGVVPRTITGRELAGARAAFRRPLVTMDNYPVNDYAQDRIFLGPYTGRDPAVASGSAALLANAMKQPSVSRIPLFTAADFAWNPKHYRPQESWQAALDDLAGGDASARAALGALAGNSAASVLGGDESAYLRPLLTAFRESRAAQGAAGVAARDRAARELRDAFGVMRQAPERLADTADGRLGDEVRPWTEQLARYGRAGELAVGVLRAQERGDGAAAYRALLALEPLREEIGASPATVGKGVLDPFLDRVVSEAGAWNGTDRDPGTVTRSADGYTVRLDRARPLKAVTTMTRPDSDAAEAVLQAHVPGEGWRRIGSLSGTGWTQTEGGGLRADALRVAFASARPVFAGPRPPGVTAAPAAGEAPDVRAVVPWFGDEPAARLALARSRTDAVIGGGTHRVEARLAGGRPAEVRGRLTAKAPEGIEVKVPKRTTVPRGARTHVPVDITVPADTPAGEYEVPLNFGGEKSTLTVRAFPRTAGPDLARTAKASSSGDETPDFPASAASDGDPGTRWSSPVEDGAWWQAELPRPVRLGQVVLRWQDAYASRYRVQVSADGRTWRTAATVREGAGGRESVRMDAKDTRFIRVRGDGRGTRYGYSLWSVEAYAVAGQP; from the coding sequence GTGCGGATCGGGCCCAGGAGGTACGCGGCGGCCGTCGCCGTCGCCATGATCGGCGGGCTCCTCGGTCCTCTGGCACCCGTGGCGGCCGGAGTGCCGGCAGTCCCCGGTGGCCCCGGGGCGACGGCGGCCCCCCGCACCGGGGCGGCGGCCCGGCTGCCGGCGGTCTGGCCGCGCCCGCAGTCCATCGAGGCCACCGGCCGCTCCGTGCCGCTGGGCACCGACGTCACGCTCCTCGCCGACAGCGATTCCGACCCGTACGCCCTGGACGCACTCCGGGAACTCCTCGCCGACGCCGGTGTGCGCACCGTGCACGAGGCCCTGCCCGGCCGCGGCCCGGTGATCCGGCTCGGCGGTACGGACGCGGGCGTCGCGCTGCGGGACCTGCGTGCTCCCGGGCGGGCCGATCTGCCGTCCGGGGGCTATCGCCTCGCCTCGGGGAGGACCGGGGGACGCCCCACGGTGGCGATGGACGGTGTCGGTGAGGACGGCCTGTTCCACGCCGTCCAGACCCTGCGCAGGCTCGTCACGGACGGCACCGTCGCGGGTGCCGTGGTCCGCGACTGGCCCGGCACCGCCGTGCGCGGGACGGCCGAGGGCTTCTACGGACAGCCGTGGACCCAGGAGGAACGGCTCTCCCAGCTGGCGTTCATGGGCCGTACGAAGCAGAACCGCTACCTGTACGCGGCCGGGGACGACCCCTACCGTCAGGCCCGCTGGCGTGAGCCGTACCCCGCGGACCGGCGTGCCGGCTTCCGTGCGCTGGCCGGGAAGGCGCGGACCCAGCACGTGACCCTCGGCTGGGCCGTCTCCCCCGGGCAGGCGATGTGCATGGCGTCCCAGGGTGACGTCAGGGCGCTGACGCGGAAGATCGACGCGATGTGGGATCTCGGGGTGCGGGCCTTCCAGCTTCAGTTCCAGGACGTGAGCTACAGCGAATGGCACTGCGACGAGGACGCGGAGACGTTCGGCAGCGGGCCGCGGGCCGCTGCCGCGGCGCAGGCCCGGGTCGCGAACGCCGTCGCCCGGCACCTCGCGGACCGGCACCCGGACGCGGAACCGCTCGTGGTGATGCCGACGGAGTTCTACCAGGACGGCGCCACCGACTACCGCACCGCTCTGGCCGCCGGGCTGGACCGCCGGGTGCAGGTCGCCTGGACCGGTGTCGGCGTCGTACCGAGGACGATCACCGGGCGGGAGCTCGCGGGTGCGCGGGCCGCGTTCCGGCGTCCCCTGGTCACCATGGACAACTACCCGGTCAACGACTACGCGCAGGACCGGATCTTCCTCGGCCCCTACACCGGCAGGGACCCGGCGGTGGCGAGCGGCTCCGCCGCGCTGCTGGCCAACGCCATGAAGCAGCCCTCCGTGTCCCGCATCCCGTTGTTCACGGCGGCGGACTTCGCCTGGAATCCGAAGCACTACCGGCCGCAGGAGTCCTGGCAGGCCGCCCTGGACGACCTCGCCGGCGGGGACGCCTCTGCCCGGGCGGCGCTGGGCGCGCTGGCGGGCAACAGCGCCGCGTCGGTGCTGGGCGGCGACGAGTCCGCGTACCTGCGGCCGCTGCTGACCGCGTTCCGGGAGTCCCGCGCGGCCCAGGGTGCGGCGGGCGTCGCGGCTCGCGACAGGGCGGCGAGAGAGCTCAGGGACGCGTTCGGCGTGATGCGGCAGGCGCCGGAGCGCTTGGCGGACACCGCGGACGGGCGCCTCGGGGACGAGGTGCGGCCGTGGACCGAACAGCTGGCCCGGTACGGCCGGGCGGGTGAACTGGCCGTCGGCGTGCTGCGCGCGCAGGAACGCGGTGACGGGGCCGCCGCCTACCGGGCCCTGCTGGCGCTGGAGCCGCTGCGTGAGGAGATCGGCGCGAGCCCGGCCACGGTGGGCAAGGGTGTGCTGGACCCGTTCCTGGACCGGGTCGTCTCGGAGGCCGGCGCCTGGAACGGCACCGACCGCGACCCGGGCACCGTGACCCGGAGCGCGGACGGCTACACGGTCCGGCTCGACCGGGCCCGGCCGCTGAAGGCCGTCACCACGATGACCCGGCCGGACAGCGACGCGGCGGAGGCGGTCCTCCAGGCCCATGTGCCGGGCGAGGGCTGGCGCCGGATCGGTTCCCTGTCCGGGACCGGCTGGACCCAGACGGAGGGCGGGGGCCTGCGGGCGGACGCCCTTCGGGTCGCCTTCGCCTCGGCCCGTCCGGTGTTCGCCGGTCCCCGGCCCCCGGGTGTCACCGCAGCACCGGCGGCCGGGGAAGCGCCGGACGTGCGGGCGGTGGTCCCGTGGTTCGGCGACGAGCCGGCGGCACGGCTGGCGCTCGCCCGCAGCAGGACGGACGCTGTCATCGGCGGCGGCACGCACCGGGTCGAGGCACGGCTGGCGGGCGGCCGCCCCGCCGAGGTGAGGGGCAGGCTGACGGCGAAGGCACCCGAGGGGATCGAGGTGAAGGTACCGAAGCGGACGACGGTGCCGCGCGGCGCGCGCACCCACGTCCCGGTGGACATCACCGTGCCCGCGGACACCCCGGCCGGCGAGTACGAGGTTCCGCTGAATTTCGGCGGCGAGAAGAGCACGCTGACCGTACGGGCCTTCCCCCGCACGGCCGGCCCCGACCTCGCGCGCACGGCGAAGGCCTCGTCCTCGGGGGACGAGACCCCGGACTTCCCCGCCTCGGCGGCCTCGGACGGCGATCCCGGGACCCGCTGGTCCTCGCCGGTGGAGGACGGCGCGTGGTGGCAGGCGGAGCTGCCCCGGCCGGTCCGGCTGGGCCAGGTCGTGCTGCGCTGGCAGGACGCGTACGCCTCCCGCTACCGCGTCCAGGTCTCGGCCGACGGCCGCACCTGGCGTACCGCCGCGACCGTGCGGGAAGGCGCCGGAGGGCGCGAGTCGGTCCGCATGGACGCGAAGGACACCCGCTTCATCCGGGTCCGGGGCGACGGACGCGGAACGCGGTACGGCTACTCGCTGTGGTCGGTGGAGGCCTACGCGGTCGCCGGACAGCCCTGA
- the malQ gene encoding 4-alpha-glucanotransferase: MGLSRLAELHGVATSFSPSADVTVSVPDDTVTAVLAALGVEAATPAEVGRSLAAAESAAASRLLPPTVVVWSGEPLPAALTALPTGSAVTVDPEPEAAGASSPLTMRVTPAPARGAAAVPSWWAGPPPGVHRLTVRTPDHHHAGATLVVAPDRVPRPPGRTHGFLVQLYSLLSARSWGMGDLGDLADLADWSGRTLGSGFVQVNPLHAAVPGKPTDPSPYRPSSRRFPDPVHLHIESIPEYGHVPEPGRAALDDLRQEAAALREAVLNKGALIDRDAVWELKKQALELIHQVPLTPGRRAAYCDFLAEQGRALEDHALWCALAEVHGSRWREWPEGLRNPRSPESARARSGLMDRVDFHCRLAWLTDTQLAAAQSAARESGMAVGIVHDLAVGVHPDGADAWSQQDAFAHGMSVGAPPDAFNAHGQDWGLPPWRPDALAASGYAPYRNLLRGLLAHAGALRIDHVMGLFRLWWVPEGRPPTEGTYVGHDAEAMLAVLVLEAHRAGAVVIGEDLGTVEPGVREALARRGVLGTSVLWFERDWDGTGRPLAPEKWREDCVATATTHDLPSTAARLTGDHVTLRHRLGLLTRDLERELAEDAADTAEWLAYLARLRLLPEGEGDEEGAVRAVHRFLMRTPARMAGVWLPDTVGDRRPQNLPGTWDQYPNWRLPIADAEGHPVTLEEIAASPRLHRLMAVLAPPRGGTGGPNGRGAPKRRGAP, translated from the coding sequence ATGGGCTTGTCCCGGCTCGCCGAACTGCACGGCGTCGCCACCTCCTTCTCCCCGTCCGCGGATGTCACGGTGTCCGTCCCCGACGACACGGTCACGGCCGTGCTCGCCGCGCTGGGCGTCGAAGCCGCCACGCCCGCCGAGGTGGGGAGATCACTCGCCGCGGCCGAGTCCGCAGCGGCCTCCCGCCTGCTCCCGCCGACGGTCGTGGTCTGGTCGGGAGAGCCGCTTCCGGCCGCGCTGACCGCGCTGCCGACCGGGTCGGCCGTGACGGTCGACCCCGAGCCGGAGGCCGCCGGCGCGTCCTCGCCCCTGACGATGCGGGTGACGCCGGCGCCGGCCCGGGGCGCGGCGGCCGTGCCCTCCTGGTGGGCCGGACCGCCGCCGGGCGTCCACCGGCTGACCGTCCGCACCCCCGACCACCACCACGCCGGCGCCACGCTCGTCGTCGCCCCCGACCGCGTGCCCCGGCCCCCCGGACGAACGCACGGCTTCCTGGTCCAGCTCTACTCGCTGCTCTCCGCCCGCTCCTGGGGCATGGGCGACCTCGGTGACCTGGCCGACCTCGCCGACTGGTCGGGCCGCACCCTGGGCAGCGGATTCGTGCAGGTCAACCCCCTGCACGCCGCGGTACCCGGCAAGCCGACCGATCCCTCCCCCTACCGGCCCTCCTCGCGGCGCTTCCCCGACCCGGTCCACCTCCACATCGAGTCGATCCCGGAGTACGGCCACGTCCCCGAGCCCGGCAGGGCCGCGCTCGACGACCTGCGCCAGGAGGCCGCCGCGCTGCGCGAAGCCGTGCTGAACAAGGGCGCGCTGATCGACCGTGACGCCGTGTGGGAACTCAAGAAGCAGGCGCTGGAGCTCATCCACCAGGTCCCCCTGACACCCGGCCGCCGCGCCGCCTACTGCGACTTCCTCGCCGAGCAGGGGCGCGCCCTGGAGGACCACGCCCTGTGGTGCGCACTGGCCGAGGTGCACGGCTCCCGGTGGCGGGAATGGCCCGAGGGACTCCGGAACCCGCGCTCCCCGGAGAGCGCCCGCGCCCGTTCCGGCCTCATGGACCGGGTCGACTTCCACTGCCGGCTCGCCTGGCTCACCGACACCCAGCTCGCCGCCGCCCAGAGCGCCGCACGGGAGTCCGGCATGGCGGTCGGGATCGTCCACGACCTCGCCGTGGGCGTGCATCCCGACGGCGCCGACGCCTGGTCCCAGCAGGACGCCTTCGCGCACGGGATGTCCGTCGGCGCGCCCCCCGACGCCTTCAACGCCCACGGCCAGGACTGGGGCCTGCCCCCCTGGCGCCCGGACGCCCTCGCGGCCTCCGGGTACGCCCCCTACCGCAACCTGCTGCGCGGTCTGCTCGCCCACGCCGGGGCCCTGCGCATCGACCACGTCATGGGCCTCTTCCGGCTCTGGTGGGTGCCCGAAGGGCGTCCGCCCACCGAGGGCACCTACGTCGGCCACGACGCGGAGGCCATGCTCGCGGTCCTCGTACTGGAGGCGCACCGGGCCGGTGCCGTCGTCATCGGGGAGGACCTCGGGACCGTCGAACCGGGCGTGCGCGAGGCGCTCGCCCGGCGCGGGGTGCTCGGCACCTCCGTGCTCTGGTTCGAGCGCGACTGGGACGGTACCGGGCGGCCGCTCGCCCCCGAGAAGTGGCGCGAGGACTGCGTCGCCACGGCGACCACCCACGATCTGCCCTCCACGGCCGCCCGGCTGACGGGTGACCACGTGACACTCCGTCACCGCCTCGGGCTGCTCACCCGGGACCTGGAGCGGGAACTGGCCGAGGACGCCGCCGACACGGCGGAATGGCTCGCCTACCTGGCCCGGCTGCGGCTGCTGCCCGAGGGCGAGGGGGACGAGGAGGGTGCCGTCCGCGCGGTGCACCGCTTCCTGATGCGCACCCCGGCCCGGATGGCGGGTGTGTGGCTCCCGGACACCGTGGGCGACCGGCGCCCGCAGAACCTCCCCGGCACCTGGGACCAGTACCCCAACTGGCGCCTGCCCATCGCCGACGCGGAGGGGCATCCCGTCACGCTGGAGGAGATCGCCGCGTCACCACGGCTGCACCGGCTGATGGCCGTGCTCGCACCGCCCCGCGGCGGCACGGGCGGCCCGAACGGCCGGGGCGCGCCGAAGCGTCGGGGTGCCCCGTGA